The proteins below are encoded in one region of Fibrella aestuarina BUZ 2:
- a CDS encoding ABC transporter ATP-binding protein: protein MIEIKNIQKTFGDRQVLAGISGQFQQGETSLVIGGSGTGKSVLLKCMIGLVKPDEGEVLYDGRNFLTSHEDDIKAIRREMGVLFQGSALFDSKNVLDNVRFPLDMLTEMKEDEKLDRAHAALQRVGLENAEQRMPSEISGGMKKRVGIARAIVMNPKYLFCDEPNSGLDPLTSIKIDQLIKEITDEYKITTVVITHDMNSMMEIGEKIMFLYQGKKLWEGNSETLPHSDVKELNEFIYANKLLREMEGK from the coding sequence ATGATCGAGATTAAGAATATTCAGAAAACGTTTGGCGACCGGCAAGTGCTGGCGGGCATCAGTGGGCAGTTTCAGCAGGGCGAGACCAGTCTGGTGATTGGCGGATCAGGTACGGGTAAAAGCGTATTGCTGAAATGTATGATTGGCCTGGTGAAGCCCGACGAAGGGGAAGTCCTTTACGATGGCCGTAACTTTCTGACGAGCCACGAAGATGATATCAAGGCCATCCGCCGCGAGATGGGCGTTCTCTTCCAAGGCTCGGCGCTGTTCGATTCGAAAAACGTGCTTGATAACGTCCGCTTTCCGCTCGATATGCTCACCGAAATGAAGGAAGACGAGAAGCTCGACCGCGCTCACGCCGCCCTGCAACGGGTTGGGCTGGAAAACGCCGAGCAGCGGATGCCGTCGGAGATTTCGGGTGGGATGAAAAAGCGGGTTGGTATTGCCCGGGCCATCGTGATGAACCCCAAATACCTGTTTTGCGACGAACCCAACTCAGGCCTCGACCCGCTTACGTCGATCAAGATTGACCAACTCATCAAGGAGATCACCGACGAATACAAGATCACGACCGTCGTGATTACGCACGACATGAACTCGATGATGGAGATCGGCGAGAAAATCATGTTTCTTTACCAGGGCAAAAAACTGTGGGAAGGTAACAGCGAAACCCTCCCCCACTCCGACGTAAAAGAGCTGAACGAATTCATCTACGCCAACAAGCTGTTGCGCGAGATGGAAGGGAAATAG
- a CDS encoding MlaE family ABC transporter permease translates to MVTLGRYFIFLGTLFRNRERLSVYMRLILDECVSIGVNSIFIVSIVASFIGAVTCVQTAYNLDNPFVPRNIIAFIVRDSTILEFAPTISAIVLAGKVGSNIAGQLGTMRVTEQIDALEVMGINSSSYLVLPKVIGAMFMFPLLTIMAAFLGIVGGYIAGMLTNVISNEDFLAGLRLDYNPFGIKFALIKTEVFAFLIATISAYQGFNVSGGALEVGNASTNAVTASCISIIIADFVLTQLLLA, encoded by the coding sequence ATGGTTACCCTTGGTCGGTACTTTATCTTTCTCGGTACGTTGTTTCGCAACCGCGAACGTCTGTCCGTCTACATGCGCCTGATTCTCGACGAATGCGTCAGCATCGGCGTCAATTCGATCTTCATCGTCTCGATCGTCGCTTCCTTTATCGGCGCCGTTACCTGCGTTCAGACGGCCTATAACCTGGATAACCCGTTTGTGCCGCGCAACATCATTGCCTTCATTGTGCGCGACAGTACGATCCTCGAATTTGCCCCCACCATCAGCGCCATCGTACTGGCCGGTAAGGTAGGGTCAAACATTGCGGGGCAATTGGGCACAATGCGCGTGACGGAGCAGATCGACGCGCTTGAGGTGATGGGTATCAATTCGAGCTCGTATCTGGTGTTGCCCAAGGTAATCGGTGCCATGTTCATGTTTCCGTTACTCACCATTATGGCCGCGTTTCTGGGCATAGTGGGTGGCTACATCGCCGGTATGCTCACGAATGTGATTTCAAACGAAGATTTTCTGGCGGGCCTTCGTCTCGATTACAATCCGTTCGGCATAAAATTCGCCTTGATCAAGACGGAAGTCTTTGCGTTTCTGATCGCTACGATTTCAGCCTATCAGGGCTTCAACGTGAGCGGTGGCGCCCTTGAAGTCGGTAATGCATCGACCAACGCCGTAACGGCGAGTTGTATATCGATCATCATCGCCGACTTCGTGCTTACGCAATTGCTACTGGCCTAG
- the panB gene encoding 3-methyl-2-oxobutanoate hydroxymethyltransferase, translating to MSVHNPDIKRVTTHTLQELKSRGEKISALTAYDFSMARVVDAAGVELILVGDSASNVMAGHETTLPITLDQMIYHATSVVRAVKRALVVVDLPFGSYQGNSSEALRSAIRIMKESGAHAVKMEGGQEIRESITRILSAGVPVMGHLGLTPQSIYKFGTYAVRAKEQDEAKKLIDDAHMLEDIGCFGLVLEKIPAALTKQVSQELAIPTIGIGAGPDADGQILVIHDMLGINKEFKPRFLRRYADLHTAMLEAISHYVDDVKTNDFPNESEAY from the coding sequence ATGTCTGTACATAACCCCGACATTAAGCGCGTTACCACGCACACACTCCAGGAGCTGAAAAGCCGGGGTGAAAAAATTTCAGCGCTAACTGCCTACGATTTTTCAATGGCGCGCGTGGTCGATGCCGCTGGCGTTGAGCTGATCCTGGTGGGCGATTCGGCGTCCAATGTCATGGCGGGGCACGAAACCACGCTGCCCATCACGCTCGATCAGATGATCTACCACGCCACCTCGGTGGTTCGGGCGGTAAAACGGGCGTTGGTGGTCGTCGACCTGCCGTTTGGTTCGTATCAGGGCAATTCATCCGAAGCCCTGCGGTCGGCCATCCGGATCATGAAAGAGTCGGGCGCCCATGCCGTGAAAATGGAAGGCGGGCAGGAGATCCGGGAGTCGATTACGCGCATTCTGAGCGCCGGGGTGCCTGTGATGGGCCACCTGGGCCTTACGCCCCAATCGATCTACAAATTTGGCACCTACGCCGTGCGGGCCAAGGAGCAGGATGAAGCCAAGAAACTAATCGACGACGCCCACATGCTCGAAGACATTGGCTGCTTTGGGCTGGTGCTCGAAAAAATCCCGGCGGCGCTCACCAAACAGGTGTCGCAGGAGTTGGCCATTCCCACCATCGGGATTGGTGCCGGACCCGACGCCGACGGGCAAATTCTGGTTATCCACGATATGCTGGGAATAAACAAAGAGTTTAAACCCCGCTTTCTGCGCCGTTACGCCGATCTGCACACCGCCATGCTGGAAGCCATCAGCCACTACGTAGATGACGTGAAAACCAACGACTTCCCGAACGAATCGGAAGCGTACTAA
- a CDS encoding RluA family pseudouridine synthase, protein MKKRLPYSVVYEDNHLLIVNKEPGVLVQSDRTGDPSLTELLKEYVKEKYNKPGDVFLNPIHRLDRPVSGLVVFGRTSKATERMAEIFRKRQVQKTYWAVVRQHPAEKKGKLVHYLVKDEAKNQVTTYDYEVPGSQRAELSYRLLGKINEHYLLEVEPLTGRPHQIRAQLAAMGCPIRGDVKYGYDRPVPEKKIYLHARRLYFIHPVKKEPLILRAGLPDDGFWEEFLELDNEEFKDKNLDFIF, encoded by the coding sequence ATGAAGAAGCGTTTGCCTTACTCGGTGGTTTATGAAGACAACCACCTGTTGATCGTGAATAAAGAGCCGGGGGTACTTGTCCAAAGCGACCGCACCGGCGACCCGTCACTGACGGAACTCCTGAAAGAATACGTCAAGGAGAAGTATAACAAGCCCGGCGACGTATTTCTGAACCCCATTCACCGGTTAGACCGGCCTGTCAGCGGGTTGGTAGTGTTTGGACGTACCTCAAAAGCCACCGAGCGGATGGCCGAGATTTTCCGGAAACGGCAGGTTCAGAAAACCTATTGGGCCGTTGTGCGGCAACATCCGGCCGAAAAGAAAGGGAAACTGGTCCATTACCTGGTGAAAGACGAGGCCAAAAACCAGGTAACCACCTACGATTACGAAGTGCCGGGCTCGCAACGGGCCGAACTGAGCTACCGTCTGCTGGGCAAGATCAACGAGCATTACCTGCTGGAAGTGGAGCCGCTGACGGGGCGACCGCATCAGATTCGGGCGCAGTTGGCAGCTATGGGGTGCCCGATTCGGGGCGACGTCAAGTATGGCTATGACCGCCCCGTACCCGAAAAGAAAATTTACCTGCACGCTCGCCGTCTGTATTTTATTCACCCCGTGAAAAAAGAGCCGTTGATTCTGCGGGCGGGCCTCCCCGACGACGGGTTCTGGGAGGAATTCCTTGAACTGGATAACGAGGAATTCAAGGACAAGAATTTAGATTTTATTTTTTAA
- a CDS encoding TonB-dependent receptor, producing MKLLLLLVAFIGLPVSICSAQNTLTGKVTHGERVGEAVIGAAIYLPDLRLGATTDVNGSYRLTNLPAGTFTVQVSYISHKTLVQTVTIQGETAKDFVMENSSQMLEEVIVSGAATKTIIRESPVPITALSQLRMLQQSSTNLIDAVAKLPGMSQVTTGAGLSKPIIRGLGFNRVITMHDGIRQEDNQWGEEHSIQLDEYAIDRYEIIRGAGSLMYGSDGLGGVVTALSARPVEEGKVRGRLLTNYQTNHNLLGASVQAAGNQNGFVWQGVVSTKSSANYRNRADGRVFASNYADVIDISGFIGLNKKWGYSRLYFLRTDQRFNIINGTRDSLTGRFTTTSVRVDGTQADRPVTDSELNSRDFLPYNSQHLINGKVSLNNLFQFRNGGALTLNLSHARNSRDEFADIVRPNQAQLGLRLFTNYVDLRYNLPTRHNWEITLGSNGMQQALDNQGYQALYPNYDLFDLGGFVFFKKNIDKLKISGGVRYDGRSLRIGALYADADGAFQVRSQGPGSQRFAGADKSYSNVSASLGAVYSLTDRLNIRANVSRGFRAPTVPELSSNGVHAGTFRYEIGKLDAVPEVAYQGDLGFTYESPNWYVDFSLFQNSIQNYVYSERVQTTAGIDSLFQGNVPVYRYAQGNARLQGMEGTVTFNPAAARWFSLTQTYSAVFGRNLSAVAENAQYLPFMPAPRWVSQLRLTRDRIKSRFRNLYATLDVEVTQRQDRFLAAYNTETATPGYTLVHVGAGADVTGNQKQTLFSVFLSANNLFDVIYQAHQSRLKYLDVNNATGRVGVFNMGRNVSLKVVVPF from the coding sequence ATGAAACTGTTACTCCTCCTGGTAGCCTTTATTGGGCTGCCTGTCTCTATATGTAGTGCCCAGAATACCCTGACTGGAAAAGTCACGCACGGCGAACGCGTTGGCGAGGCCGTAATCGGCGCCGCGATCTACCTGCCTGACCTGCGCTTGGGTGCCACCACCGATGTGAACGGCAGCTATCGCCTTACCAACCTGCCCGCGGGTACGTTTACGGTGCAGGTAAGCTACATTTCCCACAAAACCCTGGTGCAGACCGTTACCATACAGGGCGAGACGGCTAAGGATTTTGTGATGGAAAACAGCTCGCAGATGCTCGAAGAAGTGATCGTGTCGGGCGCGGCTACCAAAACCATTATCCGCGAAAGCCCTGTGCCTATTACGGCGCTATCCCAACTGCGGATGCTGCAGCAAAGCTCAACCAACCTGATCGACGCGGTGGCCAAACTGCCGGGCATGTCGCAGGTGACGACGGGCGCGGGTCTCAGTAAGCCCATCATCCGGGGGCTGGGTTTCAACCGGGTCATCACCATGCACGATGGCATCCGGCAGGAAGACAACCAATGGGGCGAAGAACACAGCATTCAACTGGACGAATACGCCATCGACCGGTACGAGATTATCCGGGGGGCGGGTAGCCTGATGTACGGCTCGGATGGGCTGGGTGGTGTGGTCACGGCGCTCTCGGCCCGGCCCGTTGAAGAGGGTAAAGTGCGCGGGCGGTTGCTCACCAACTACCAAACCAACCACAACCTGCTGGGTGCCTCGGTGCAGGCGGCTGGCAACCAGAATGGCTTCGTCTGGCAGGGAGTCGTGTCCACCAAATCGTCGGCCAATTACCGCAACCGGGCCGACGGGCGGGTGTTCGCCTCGAACTACGCCGACGTGATTGATATCAGTGGATTTATCGGCCTGAACAAGAAGTGGGGTTACTCGCGGCTCTATTTCCTGCGCACCGATCAGCGATTTAACATCATCAACGGCACGCGCGATTCGCTGACGGGGCGCTTCACCACCACGTCTGTGCGGGTAGACGGTACACAGGCCGACCGTCCCGTTACGGATAGCGAGCTGAACAGCCGTGACTTTTTGCCCTACAATTCGCAGCATCTGATCAACGGCAAAGTCTCCCTCAACAACCTCTTTCAGTTTCGCAACGGCGGCGCGCTGACCCTCAACCTGAGCCATGCCCGCAACAGCCGCGACGAGTTTGCCGACATCGTTCGGCCCAATCAGGCTCAGTTGGGGCTGCGGTTATTCACGAATTACGTTGACCTGCGGTATAACCTGCCGACGCGCCACAACTGGGAGATCACGCTCGGCAGCAACGGCATGCAGCAGGCGCTGGACAATCAGGGCTACCAGGCGCTGTACCCAAACTACGATCTGTTTGATCTGGGCGGGTTTGTGTTTTTCAAGAAGAACATCGACAAGCTGAAAATCAGCGGCGGGGTACGTTACGATGGACGCTCGCTGCGCATTGGGGCGCTCTATGCCGATGCCGACGGGGCTTTCCAGGTACGTTCGCAGGGGCCGGGTAGTCAGCGGTTTGCGGGCGCCGATAAATCGTACAGCAACGTGTCGGCGAGTTTGGGGGCGGTTTACTCGCTCACGGATCGGCTGAACATCCGCGCCAACGTGTCGCGCGGGTTTCGGGCGCCAACCGTGCCCGAGCTGTCGTCAAATGGCGTACACGCAGGTACGTTCCGGTATGAGATCGGCAAGCTCGACGCCGTACCGGAGGTGGCCTATCAGGGCGATTTAGGCTTTACCTACGAAAGCCCCAACTGGTATGTCGACTTTAGCCTGTTTCAGAATAGCATTCAGAATTACGTGTATTCGGAGCGGGTGCAGACGACGGCGGGCATCGATTCATTGTTTCAGGGGAACGTACCTGTGTATCGCTATGCGCAGGGTAACGCCCGCTTGCAGGGGATGGAGGGTACCGTGACGTTCAACCCGGCGGCAGCCCGGTGGTTCTCGCTGACGCAAACCTATTCGGCGGTATTTGGCCGAAACCTGTCGGCGGTGGCGGAGAATGCGCAATACCTACCCTTTATGCCCGCTCCCCGCTGGGTGAGTCAGCTTCGCCTGACGCGCGACCGGATCAAATCGCGGTTCCGTAACCTGTATGCGACCCTTGACGTAGAAGTGACGCAGCGGCAGGACCGGTTTCTGGCGGCCTACAACACCGAAACGGCCACGCCCGGCTACACGCTCGTGCACGTCGGGGCGGGCGCTGACGTCACGGGAAACCAGAAGCAGACGCTGTTTTCGGTGTTTCTATCAGCCAACAACCTGTTCGACGTGATCTATCAAGCTCACCAGAGCCGCCTTAAGTACCTCGACGTCAACAACGCGACGGGCCGGGTAGGCGTGTTCAACATGGGTCGTAACGTGAGCCTGAAAGTGGTGGTGCCCTTCTAA
- a CDS encoding type II toxin-antitoxin system death-on-curing family toxin: MYPSVADKAAVYCYTIICNHVFSDGNKRTGLGSALNFLLVLANGWQIKLSVQPDTVTSYILDLASGQSSLEACWAWFAANAVPL; the protein is encoded by the coding sequence ATGTACCCTTCCGTCGCTGACAAAGCAGCCGTCTATTGCTATACTATCATCTGCAATCACGTCTTCTCTGACGGAAATAAACGAACTGGCCTTGGGTCGGCGCTCAACTTTCTGTTGGTGTTGGCTAACGGCTGGCAAATAAAGTTGTCCGTGCAACCCGATACCGTCACCAGCTATATACTGGACCTGGCGTCGGGACAATCGAGTTTGGAGGCGTGCTGGGCGTGGTTTGCGGCGAATGCGGTACCCTTGTAG
- the panD gene encoding aspartate 1-decarboxylase — MLLTLMKSKLHRVKVTQAELNYVGSITIDEDLMDAAGLLENEQVHIVNNNNGERLITYVIKGERGTGIICLNGAAARRAQPGDVIIIIAYCTLTADEAKTHKPLVVFPDENNRLVTGGQAARG, encoded by the coding sequence ATGTTGCTTACCTTAATGAAATCGAAGTTGCACCGCGTAAAGGTCACTCAGGCTGAGTTGAACTACGTGGGCAGCATCACCATCGACGAAGATCTGATGGACGCCGCAGGGCTGCTCGAAAACGAGCAGGTACACATTGTGAACAACAATAACGGCGAGCGGCTGATTACGTACGTCATTAAAGGCGAACGCGGCACGGGCATCATCTGCCTTAACGGGGCCGCGGCCCGCCGTGCGCAACCGGGCGATGTCATCATCATTATCGCCTATTGCACCCTGACGGCCGACGAGGCGAAAACGCACAAGCCATTGGTTGTTTTCCCCGACGAAAACAATCGGCTCGTCACGGGCGGTCAGGCAGCGAGGGGATAA
- a CDS encoding YDG/SRA domain-containing protein, with the protein MPQDNRQPPIPLNDFRPGDTFANRIALSLSGLHRPRRAGISGTSAHGADSIILAGMYEDDIDAGDRIWYAGHGGRDQKTGKQIADQTLDAYNMALLRNVALGHPVRLIRGATLRNEHAPTEGYRYEGLFQVRSYERVRGKAGFWIWLFYLERLVPDRAG; encoded by the coding sequence ATGCCACAGGACAACCGACAGCCCCCTATTCCGCTCAACGACTTCAGGCCCGGCGACACCTTCGCCAACCGCATTGCGTTGTCGCTCAGCGGTCTGCATCGTCCGCGCCGGGCGGGCATCAGCGGTACGTCAGCACACGGAGCCGATTCGATTATTCTGGCCGGGATGTATGAAGACGACATCGACGCCGGCGATCGTATCTGGTATGCCGGTCATGGAGGCCGCGACCAGAAAACTGGAAAGCAGATTGCCGACCAAACGCTCGACGCTTACAATATGGCGCTGCTTCGGAACGTGGCGTTGGGGCACCCCGTACGGCTGATCCGCGGGGCAACGCTTCGCAATGAACATGCTCCCACCGAGGGATACCGCTACGAGGGCCTTTTTCAGGTACGTTCTTACGAGCGCGTTCGGGGGAAGGCGGGCTTCTGGATCTGGCTATTTTACCTGGAACGACTCGTACCTGACCGGGCCGGTTGA